The following are encoded together in the Pleurocapsa sp. FMAR1 genome:
- a CDS encoding tubulin-like doman-containing protein, protein MNIKSEAQSQKIRRTICIGLGGTGKDVLMRIRRLIVDKYGSLDALPVVSFVHIDTDKASSNVTGLRTGNFYHGVDLRFSNAEKVAATMSRNEVSNFKEEMGRKSSNYEGSPGVYKNIECWFPPQLLRDLKAIDEGAQGIRPVGRLAFFHNHRQIKTAIETAEKKTLGHEGKLIQQGLVIDNKLSIFVVGSLCGGTGSGIFLDTAYFLQKMYGGIETQISGYLVTSPELYGNTPSMNANTYAALKELNYYATVGTKFKAYYDLHNLQYVEEERPPFDYVYLISNRTNSDYRILEKAKLCNIIAHKINLIFAGELSSAVTSDRDNYLEHFIELDKHPRPNVQRYLSFGLAKIYFPRDIAVQVSLNRIKLKLVKYWLQGEGQSPDAKILLERFLNQWYTEGDKQEGLINKLRQATTDGNKTFSNALSSWRNGLESSIAECETKDDRENLITQLPKAIREQFHKVQPGESESNRGVWLTNIKQAREEITRKLTKDIDRFLMTLLHPNQPDFCLANTRAWLEALTTELNKSYRNIEDRVNGNGKIHSLEEIERKWLDAAQTIEDIESKGGLLSFNKKKKNSQFQEEAKQIVGEVNKLIKHNFDFVLTRETLDIVKNLQQYVNDLNTKASNFYNQLQNVQQAYDKKEKELKQLNTDEMSGEAIFADADSDSCYQSLLPDRDRISQLALVTNKITEKIGVEESLFTCLDASLIDETQLIEEINLIVDGLFSSRSLDRVQSAIKRFLENYSLSDRATRLEQIWREAEPLLPLNINDPYFDPILESKIHISIGFKDTDNREVTQLKNILKNDIGIQDSWFKPIQAEDEVVFVRHYGAFPLRLIQGLEQMRRHYLNQRGYGKTFLHNDYRIMFTDIIPPDAREMRQLQDIFYPSLAFGLLPYNQQTGLHELQYYDRLRDTHQVNTLSSVWDEALEQLANVKDMAVALNGELDKAIDDITNSPNKWESYYLPKLREFVAVVDELPEDDPNYLYKETVVGTRETLDTKAQEGIINRFWRRMEEKFNQQKALGSPSLSSQDRQRLSATTTTIDDDNQISTEVIEPKANQNEILDAEIDNDDSSKNNTEIIAKLAQLKKLRDTGVITEAGFKAKEKEILDLYF, encoded by the coding sequence ATGAATATTAAATCAGAAGCTCAAAGCCAAAAAATTAGACGCACTATCTGTATTGGATTAGGGGGAACAGGGAAAGACGTTTTGATGCGTATTCGTCGTTTAATTGTGGATAAATATGGCAGTTTAGATGCACTCCCTGTAGTTAGTTTCGTGCATATAGATACGGATAAGGCTAGCAGCAATGTTACAGGGTTACGAACGGGAAATTTTTATCACGGGGTCGATTTACGTTTTAGCAATGCCGAAAAAGTTGCAGCAACAATGAGCAGAAATGAAGTTAGCAACTTCAAGGAAGAAATGGGACGTAAATCTAGTAACTATGAAGGTTCGCCAGGGGTCTATAAAAATATTGAATGCTGGTTTCCTCCACAGCTACTAAGAGATTTAAAAGCCATTGATGAAGGCGCACAAGGAATTAGACCTGTAGGAAGATTGGCATTTTTTCATAATCATCGCCAGATTAAAACTGCTATAGAAACAGCCGAGAAAAAGACTTTAGGACATGAAGGTAAATTAATCCAGCAGGGGTTAGTTATTGATAATAAGTTAAGCATTTTTGTCGTTGGTTCTTTATGTGGCGGTACGGGTAGCGGAATATTTTTAGATACTGCTTATTTCTTACAAAAGATGTATGGCGGTATCGAGACACAAATTAGTGGTTATTTAGTAACTAGTCCCGAACTTTATGGTAATACTCCAAGTATGAATGCTAATACTTACGCTGCACTAAAAGAATTAAATTATTATGCAACTGTGGGAACTAAGTTTAAAGCTTATTATGACTTACACAATCTTCAGTACGTAGAAGAAGAACGTCCACCTTTTGATTATGTTTATTTAATATCCAATCGTACTAATAGTGATTATCGTATTTTGGAAAAAGCCAAACTGTGTAATATTATTGCTCATAAAATTAATCTTATTTTTGCTGGAGAATTATCTTCAGCCGTTACCTCAGATAGAGATAACTATTTAGAGCATTTTATTGAGCTAGATAAACATCCTCGTCCTAATGTACAGCGTTACCTTTCTTTTGGTCTGGCAAAAATATATTTTCCTCGCGATATTGCAGTACAGGTATCTTTAAATAGAATCAAACTTAAACTAGTTAAGTATTGGCTACAGGGAGAAGGACAAAGCCCCGATGCCAAAATATTGCTAGAAAGATTTTTGAATCAATGGTATACAGAGGGGGATAAACAAGAGGGATTAATTAATAAACTGCGTCAAGCAACTACTGATGGAAACAAGACCTTTAGTAATGCTTTGAGTAGCTGGCGTAATGGTTTGGAAAGTAGTATTGCCGAATGCGAAACTAAAGACGATCGCGAGAATTTAATTACTCAATTACCTAAAGCAATTCGCGAACAATTTCATAAGGTTCAACCAGGAGAGAGCGAAAGTAATCGTGGAGTTTGGCTGACTAATATTAAACAAGCTCGCGAGGAAATTACACGAAAATTAACTAAAGATATCGATCGCTTTTTAATGACCCTGCTTCATCCCAATCAACCTGACTTTTGTTTGGCTAATACCCGTGCTTGGTTAGAAGCTTTAACTACTGAACTAAATAAATCCTATCGAAATATAGAAGATAGAGTAAACGGGAATGGTAAAATTCACAGCCTGGAAGAGATTGAGAGAAAATGGCTCGATGCAGCCCAAACTATTGAAGATATTGAAAGTAAAGGTGGCTTGTTATCTTTCAATAAAAAGAAAAAAAACAGCCAGTTTCAAGAAGAAGCCAAACAGATTGTTGGGGAAGTTAATAAATTAATCAAACACAACTTCGATTTTGTATTAACCCGTGAAACATTAGATATAGTCAAAAATCTTCAGCAGTACGTCAACGACTTAAATACCAAAGCCAGCAACTTTTATAACCAGCTGCAAAACGTTCAGCAAGCATATGACAAAAAAGAAAAAGAACTAAAACAATTAAACACCGATGAAATGAGCGGAGAAGCAATCTTTGCCGATGCAGATAGCGATAGTTGCTATCAAAGTCTATTACCCGATCGCGATCGCATTTCGCAGCTTGCTTTAGTTACAAACAAAATTACTGAAAAGATTGGTGTAGAAGAATCACTTTTTACCTGTCTCGATGCTAGTTTAATTGACGAAACCCAATTAATTGAAGAAATTAATTTAATTGTTGATGGTTTATTTAGTTCCCGTAGTTTAGATCGGGTACAGTCGGCAATTAAACGGTTTCTAGAAAACTACTCTTTAAGCGATCGTGCAACCCGTCTCGAACAAATATGGAGAGAAGCCGAACCTTTATTACCCCTAAATATTAACGATCCTTACTTCGATCCAATTCTAGAAAGCAAAATTCATATAAGTATTGGCTTTAAAGACACCGATAACCGCGAGGTTACTCAACTCAAAAATATTCTCAAAAATGATATAGGTATTCAAGATAGTTGGTTCAAACCCATTCAAGCTGAAGATGAAGTTGTGTTTGTTCGCCACTACGGTGCTTTTCCTTTAAGGCTAATTCAAGGCTTAGAACAAATGCGGAGACATTATTTAAACCAGAGAGGTTATGGTAAAACCTTTCTACATAACGATTATCGCATTATGTTTACTGATATCATTCCTCCTGATGCGCGAGAAATGAGACAGCTACAGGATATCTTTTATCCCTCTCTAGCCTTTGGCTTACTTCCCTATAACCAGCAGACGGGTTTACATGAGTTGCAATATTACGATCGCCTGCGAGATACACATCAAGTAAATACCCTCAGTAGCGTTTGGGATGAGGCTTTAGAACAACTAGCAAACGTCAAAGATATGGCGGTGGCTTTGAATGGGGAATTAGATAAGGCGATCGACGATATTACCAACAGCCCGAATAAATGGGAATCATACTATTTACCAAAGCTGCGAGAATTTGTCGCCGTAGTCGATGAGTTACCAGAAGACGATCCCAATTATCTATACAAAGAAACTGTCGTCGGTACAAGAGAAACCCTGGATACAAAAGCTCAAGAAGGAATCATTAATCGTTTCTGGCGACGTATGGAAGAGAAGTTTAATCAACAAAAGGCACTCGGTTCACCTTCTCTATCCTCTCAAGATCGACAAAGGCTATCGGCAACCACTACGACTATAGATGATGATAATCAAATATCGACTGAAGTTATCGAACCAAAAGCAAATCAGAATGAGATTTTGGATGCAGAAATTGATAATGATGATTCATCCAAAAATAATACAGAAATAATTGCTAAACTAGCGCAGCTTAAAAAATTAAGGGATACGGGAGTAATTACAGAAGCAGGATTTAAAGCCAAGGAAAAAGAAATACTAGATTTGTATTTTTAA